The proteins below come from a single Gossypium raimondii isolate GPD5lz chromosome 2, ASM2569854v1, whole genome shotgun sequence genomic window:
- the LOC105787468 gene encoding 26S proteasome non-ATPase regulatory subunit 4 homolog isoform X1: MVLEATMICIDNSEWMRNGDYGPSRFQAQADAVNLICGAKTQSNPENTVGVLTMAGKGVRVLVTPTSDLGKILACMHGLEIGGEMNLAAGIQVAQLALKHRQNKKQQQRIIVFAGSPVKHEKKTLEMIGKKLKKNSVTLDIVNFGEDDEGKTEKLEALLAAVNNNDTSHIVHIPAGPNALSDVLLSTPIFTGDGEGGSGFAASAAAAAAGGISGFEFGVDPNLDPELALALRVSMEEERARQEAAAKKAAEESSKQEKGGEEQDATMTERASEGASEADNKKNEFLQALAMSMDEPASSHDLQDTEMSDAATEDPELALALQLSVQDSAKDSSSQADMSKLLADQSFVSSILASLPGVDPNDPSVKEVLASMQSQSEPQQKQDEDKAPKEEDKK; encoded by the exons ATGGTGCTCGAG GCAACGATGATCTGTATTGATAATTCGGAGTGGATGCGGAATGGTGATTACGGTCCTTCTCGATTTCAGGCTCAAGCCGATGCTGTTAACCTTATTTGTGGAGCTAAAACTCAG TCTAATCCAGAGAATACAGTGGGAGTTTTAACAATGGCAGGCAAAGGTGTTCGTGTTTTGGTCACTCCCACAAGTGATCTTGGCAAAATCTTAGCTTGCATGCACG GCTTAGAAATAGGTGGTGAAATGAACTTGGCAGCTGGGATTCAAGTGGCTCAATTGGCGCTTAAGCATCGGCAAAATAAAAAGCAGCAGCAAAGGATTATTGTCTTTGCTGgaag CCCTGTCAAACATGAGAAGAAGACATTGGAGATGATTggaaagaagttgaaaaagaaCAGTGTAACGCTTGATATTGTAAATTTCGGTGAAGATGATGAAGGGAAGACAGAGAAGCTCGAAGCGCTTCTTGCTGCTGTTAACAATAATGATACTAGTCACATCGTTCATATTCCTGCTGGTCCTAATGCTCTCTCTGATGTACTTCTAAG TACACCCATCTTCACTGGGGACGGGGAAGGTGGAAGTGGTTTTGCAGCTTCGGCAGCAGCAGCTGCAGCTGGTGGCATCTCTGGTTTTGAGTTCGGCGTGGATCCCAACCTTGATCCTGAACTGGCCCTTGCTCTTAGAGTTTCAATGGAAGAGGAGAGAGCCAGGCAAGAAGCTGCTGCTAAAAAGGCGGCAGAAGAGTCATCGAAACAAGAAAAGGGTGGGGAAGAACAGGATGCGACGATGACAGAACGTGCTAGTGAGGGAGCTTCAGAAGCTgataataagaaaaatgaatttttg CAGGCTCTTGCAATGTCGATGGATGAGCCTGCCTCCAGCCATGATTTACAGGATACTGAGATGTCAGATGCAGCTACTGAGGATCCAGAGCTGGCATTAG CTCTTCAATTATCCGTGCAAGACAGTGCAAAAGATTCATCTAGTCAGGCAGATATGAGTAAGTTATTGGCAGACCAGTCATTCGTATCCTCCATCCTTGCATCG CTTCCCGGGGTAGATCCAAACGATCCTTCAGTTAAGGAGGTGCTTGCTTCCATGCAAAGTCAATCTGAG CCCCAGCAGAAGCAAGATGAGGACAAGGCACCAAAGGAGGAAGACAAGAAGTGA
- the LOC105787470 gene encoding receptor homology region, transmembrane domain- and RING domain-containing protein 1, with translation MREAFFGIFSLLFIAYFSELASSNIVFKPLSISLPDLPAKFAIGNNTGVCGALEVADPLDACSPLRNDFGSNQSEAIRFALIIRGDCSFEEKIRNAQNKGFSAAIVYDDKYSNNLVYMMVNPKGIKVLAVFVSKSAGEFLKDHAKGENGECCIYPPLNGKAWTVFAICFLSLVVIAAFLVIAFVAPRSLSNWRRRNLVRRVDSKVVEALPCLVFGSARSSIAGETCAICLEDYNDGELLKVLPCQHDFHSSCVESWLTKWGTFCPVCKLDMTTKFAFSKIKRGSRV, from the exons ATGAGAGAAGCTTTCTTTGGGATTTTTTCATTGTTATTTATTGCTTATTTCAGTGAATTAGCTTCATCTAACATTGTTTTTAAGCCCTTATCAATTTCCTTGCCGGACCTTCCCGCCAAATTCG CTATTGGGAATAACACGGGCGTTTGTGGTGCTCTTGAAGTGGCGGATCCATTGGATGCTTGTAGTCCGCTCCGAAACGATTTCGGATCTAACCAAAGTGAAGCTATAAGATTTGCTTTGATAATTAGAGGGGATTGTTCTTTCGAGGAGAAAATCCGAAACGCtcaaaataagggtttttctGCTGCAATTGTTTACGATGATAAATATAGTAACAATTTAGTATACA TGATGGTGAACCCTAAAGGAATCAAAGTGCTAGCTGTTTTTGTGTCTAAATCTGCTGGTgaatttttaaaagatcatgCTAAAGGTGAAAATGGGGAATGCTGTATTTACCCACCATTGAATGGGAAAGCATGGACTGTTTTTGCTATTTGTTTCCTATCACTTGTTGTTATAGCAGCTTTCTTGGTGATTGCCTTTGTTGCTCCTCGAAGCTTGTCGAATTGGCGACGAAGGAATTTAGTGAGACGTGTTGATAGTAAAGTGGTTGAAGCTCTTCCTTGTCTTGTGTTTGGTTCGGCCCGTTCGAGTATTGCCGGTGAAACTTGTGCGATTTGCCTCGAGGATTATAATGATGGGGAGCTTCTTAAAGTGCTTCCTTGTCAACATG ATTTTCATTCAAGCTGTGTAGAGTCATGGCTGACTAAGTGGGGGACTTTCTGCCCTGTATGCAAACTCGATATGACAACCAAATTTGCATTTTCCAAG ATCAAGCGGGGCAGCCGAGTTTAG
- the LOC105787467 gene encoding alpha-mannosidase has protein sequence MRKHEIFTVYVVLAVVVVVCFNAGTVYAKYDTGARIVPGKLNVHLVPHSHDDVGWLKTVDQYYVGSNNSIQGACVQNVLDSVVDALLRDPNRKFVFAEMAFFQRWWTEQSSEIQEQVKELVDAGRLEFVNGGWCMHDEAATHYIDMIDQTTLGHRAIKEQFNNVPRAGWQIDPFGHSAVQSYLLGAEVGFDSMHFARIDYQDRAQRKNKKSLEVIWQGSNTFGSSSQIFANAFPIHYSPPTGFHFEVDDDSAPVQDNPLLFDYNVEQRVNDFINAAMIQANVTRTNHIMWTMGDDFQYQYAETWFRQMDKFIHYVNKDGRVNALYSTPSIYTDAKNAANETWPLKTDDYFPYADSQNAYWTGYFTSRPAFKRFVRKLSGYYLAARQLEFSVGRRSNGSNTFSLGDALGIAQHHDAITGTAKQHTTNDYSKRLAIGVTEAETVVSSALSCLTKNNSGDKCEESGNIFSQCQLVNISYCPPTEQDIPQGKSLVVVVYNSLAWNRTDIVRIPVNDTNLVVQDSSGNNIDTQFIALDNVTINVREFYTKAYLGLPSDSVPKYWLLFQVSIPALGWNTYFISKGTKKGRGTVEMVSAMPQEGTIEIGQGNLKMSFSTSSGQLQRMYNSRTGVDVPLQQSYLWYGSSSGGSDFQASGAYIFRPDGESPTVVSRSVPLNVTRGPLVDEVYQQFNEWIYQVTRLYKDKEHAEIEFTIGPIPLDDGVGKEIITQLTANMVTNKEFYTDSNGRDFLKRVRDFREDWNLTVTQPVAGNYYPINLGIYTVDKKSELSVLVDRATGGSSIKDGEIELMLHRRMLYDDSRGVGEALDESVCVGNTCEGLTIRGNYYVSIDRKGEGARWRRTTGQEVYSPVLLAFTYENMETWKSSHLTKATAMDPGYTLPLNVALITLQELSDGTALLRLAHLYEEGEDSTYSHLAKVELKKMFNGRTIKEVQEMSLTTNQVKSEMKKLSWKVEGDNGKQPSSPIRGGPVTTSTLIVELGPMEIRTFLLKF, from the exons ATGAGAAAACATGAGATTTTTACAGTTTATGTTGTTCTTGCTGTTGTCGTTGTTGTTTGTTTTAATGCCGGAACGGTGTACGCGAAGTACGATACCGGAGCCAGGATTGTTCCGGGGAAACTAAACGTTCATTTGGTACCGCATTCGCATGACGATGTTGGCTGGTTAAAGACTGTTGATCAGTATTATGTTGGATCAAACAACAGCATTCAG GGTGCTTGTGTACAGAATGTGCTCGATTCGGTCGTCGATGCATTGCTTCGTGATCCGAATAGGAAATTCGTGTTTGCCGAGATG GCATTTTTCCAACGATGGTGGACGGAACAAAGTTCAGAAATACAAGAACAAGTGAAAGAACTTGTGGATGCCGGTCGATTGGAATTCGT TAATGGTGGTTGGTGTATGCATGATGAAGCTGCAACACATTATATAGACATGATCGATCAAACGACTTTAGGCCATCGTGCGATAAAGGAGCAATTCAACAATGTTCCTCGTGCTGGATGGCAAATCGATCCTTTTGGTCATTCTGCTGTGCAAAGTTACCTACTCGGTGCTGAG GTTGGCTTTGATTCAATGCATTTTGCAAGGATTGATTATCAAGATAGAGCTCAACGGAAGAACAAGAAGTCTCTCGAGGTTATATGGCAAGGGTCCAATACATTCGGTTCTTCATCTCAG ATTTTCGCGAATGCTTTTCCCATTCATTATAGTCCTCCGACCGGTTTCCATTTTGAAGTGGATGATGATTCCGCGCCTGTCCAG GACAATCCTCTTCTATTCGATTACAATGTTGAACAGCGGGTTAACGACTTCATTAATGCTGCAATGATCCAA GCCAACGTGACGAGGACGAACCATATTATGTGGACAATGGGAGATGATTTCCAATATCAATATGCTGAAACATGGTTCAGACAGATGGACAAATTTATTCACTATGTTAACAAG GATGGCAGAGTGAACGCATTGTATTCTACACCATCCATATATACCGATGCAAAAAATGCCGCAAACGAAACGTGGCCACTTAAAACTGATGACTATTTCCC TTATGCAGACAGTCAAAATGCTTATTGGACCGGATATTTTACAAGTCGGCCGGCCTTTAAACGATTCGTTCGGAAGCTTAGTGGATATTATTTG GCAGCGAGACAACTCGAATTCTCGGTAGGAAGGAGATCCAATGGTTCCAATACTTTTAGTTTGGGAGATGCTTTAGGTATTGCACAACACCATGATGCCATCACCGGTACTGCTAAACAACACACAACTAATGACTACTCGAAACGCCTTGCAATAGGAGTAACTGAG GCCGAAACTGTTGTATCTTCTGCTCTCTCGTGCTTAACTAAGAACAATTCCGGAGATAAATGTGAAGAATCGGGAAATATATTTAGCCAA TGCCAATTGGTCAACATCAGTTACTGTCCACCAACAGAACAGGACATTCCACAAGGGAAAAGCTTG GTGGTGGTGGTATATAATTCTCTTGCATGGAACCGTACCGATATCGTTAGAATACCG GTTAACGACACGAATCTTGTTGTCCAAGATTCCTCTGGTAATAACATTGATACACAATTTATAGCTTTGGATAATGTTACAATAAATGTAAGGGAGTTCTACACAAAGGCTTACTTGGGACTGCCGTCGGATTCGGTTCCGAAGTACTGGCTTCTTTTTCAAGTATCTATACCTGCACTCGGCTGGAATACTTACTTCATTTCTAAAGGAACCAAAAAAG GACGAGGCACGGTTGAAATGGTCTCGGCAATGCCACAAGAAGGGACAATTGAAATTGGACAGGGAAATCTCAAGATGTCTTTTTCTACAAGTTCCGGCCAACTCCAACGGATGTATAATTCTCGAACTGGA GTAGATGTACCACTACAGCAGAGTTACCTATGGTATGGTTCGAGTTCGGGTGGTTCTGATTTTCAG GCTTCCGGTGCATACATATTCCGGCCTGACGGAGAATCTCCAACTGTTGTTTCACGATCG GTGCCATTGAATGTCACTCGTGGACCTCTAGTCGACGAGGTTTACCAACAATTTAATGAATGGATCTACCAGGTCACCAGACTTTACAAAGACAAAGAGCATGCTGAAATCGAATTCACC ATTGGTCCGATCCCCTTAGATGATGGTGTCGGAAAAGAGATTATTACTCAGCTGACAGCAAATATGGTTACGAACAAAGAGTTTTATACTGATTCGAATGGCAGAGACTTTCTAAAAAGG GTTCGAGATTTCAGAGAAGACTGGAACTTAACGGTTACTCAACCTGTAGCAGGGAACTATTATCCG aTTAACCTCGGAATTTACACTGTGGATAAGAAATCGGAACTATCCGTGTTGGTTGATCGTGCCACAGGAGGATCGAGTATTAAAGACGGGGAAATAGAACTAATGCTTCACAG GCGGATGCTCTACGACGATTCCCGAGGGGTAGGCGAAGCCCTTGACGAAAGCGTATGTGTAGGCAACACATGCGAGGGACTTACG ATTCGAGGGAATTATTACGTTAGTATCGACCGGAAAGGGGAAGGCGCACGTTGGCGTCGTACGACTGGTCAAGAAGTTTACTCGCCGGTCCTTTTAGCCTTCACATATGAG AACATGGAGACCTGGAAATCATCCCATTTGACAAAAGCAACTGCCATGGATCCAGGCTATACTTTGCCACTCAATGTTGCTTTAATAACTCTTCAG GAATTGAGTGATGGAACTGCACTCCTTCGTTTAGCACATTTGTACGAA GAGGGTGAAGATTCTACATATTCACATCTAGCAAAAGTTGAGCTAAAGAAGATGTTCAATGGAAGAACG ATAAAGGAAGTACAAGAAATGAGCTTAACAACAAATCAAGTGAAATCAGAGATGAAGAAATTATCATGGAAAGTAGAAGGTGACAATGGAAAACAACCTTCTTCTCCTATTAGAGGAGGCCCTGTTACTACTTCAACTCTCATTGTGGAGCTTGGTCCTATGGAAATCCGTACTttcttattgaaattttaa
- the LOC105787468 gene encoding 26S proteasome non-ATPase regulatory subunit 4 homolog isoform X2, producing MVLEATMICIDNSEWMRNGDYGPSRFQAQADAVNLICGAKTQSNPENTVGVLTMAGKGVRVLVTPTSDLGKILACMHGLEIGGEMNLAAGIQVAQLALKHRQNKKQQQRIIVFAGSPVKHEKKTLEMIGKKLKKNSVTLDIVNFGEDDEGKTEKLEALLAAVNNNDTSHIVHIPAGPNALSDVLLSTPIFTGDGEGGSGFAASAAAAAAGGISGFEFGVDPNLDPELALALRVSMEEERARQEAAAKKAAEESSKQEKGGEEQDATMTERASEGASEADNKKNEFLALAMSMDEPASSHDLQDTEMSDAATEDPELALALQLSVQDSAKDSSSQADMSKLLADQSFVSSILASLPGVDPNDPSVKEVLASMQSQSEPQQKQDEDKAPKEEDKK from the exons ATGGTGCTCGAG GCAACGATGATCTGTATTGATAATTCGGAGTGGATGCGGAATGGTGATTACGGTCCTTCTCGATTTCAGGCTCAAGCCGATGCTGTTAACCTTATTTGTGGAGCTAAAACTCAG TCTAATCCAGAGAATACAGTGGGAGTTTTAACAATGGCAGGCAAAGGTGTTCGTGTTTTGGTCACTCCCACAAGTGATCTTGGCAAAATCTTAGCTTGCATGCACG GCTTAGAAATAGGTGGTGAAATGAACTTGGCAGCTGGGATTCAAGTGGCTCAATTGGCGCTTAAGCATCGGCAAAATAAAAAGCAGCAGCAAAGGATTATTGTCTTTGCTGgaag CCCTGTCAAACATGAGAAGAAGACATTGGAGATGATTggaaagaagttgaaaaagaaCAGTGTAACGCTTGATATTGTAAATTTCGGTGAAGATGATGAAGGGAAGACAGAGAAGCTCGAAGCGCTTCTTGCTGCTGTTAACAATAATGATACTAGTCACATCGTTCATATTCCTGCTGGTCCTAATGCTCTCTCTGATGTACTTCTAAG TACACCCATCTTCACTGGGGACGGGGAAGGTGGAAGTGGTTTTGCAGCTTCGGCAGCAGCAGCTGCAGCTGGTGGCATCTCTGGTTTTGAGTTCGGCGTGGATCCCAACCTTGATCCTGAACTGGCCCTTGCTCTTAGAGTTTCAATGGAAGAGGAGAGAGCCAGGCAAGAAGCTGCTGCTAAAAAGGCGGCAGAAGAGTCATCGAAACAAGAAAAGGGTGGGGAAGAACAGGATGCGACGATGACAGAACGTGCTAGTGAGGGAGCTTCAGAAGCTgataataagaaaaatgaatttttg GCTCTTGCAATGTCGATGGATGAGCCTGCCTCCAGCCATGATTTACAGGATACTGAGATGTCAGATGCAGCTACTGAGGATCCAGAGCTGGCATTAG CTCTTCAATTATCCGTGCAAGACAGTGCAAAAGATTCATCTAGTCAGGCAGATATGAGTAAGTTATTGGCAGACCAGTCATTCGTATCCTCCATCCTTGCATCG CTTCCCGGGGTAGATCCAAACGATCCTTCAGTTAAGGAGGTGCTTGCTTCCATGCAAAGTCAATCTGAG CCCCAGCAGAAGCAAGATGAGGACAAGGCACCAAAGGAGGAAGACAAGAAGTGA
- the LOC105787469 gene encoding rRNA (cytosine-C(5))-methyltransferase NOP2C, protein MEEPSKSPLPEAFLRFLQANGIDPSIYIASDSTPRYLRLKPGNEAEIDGIEAEIKCKLEKVNWLPGFYSLRPDILIANSKSYLDGKIYGIDAASGAAVSVLNISPGDHVLDLCAAPGAKLCMMLDLLGDSGSVTGVDVARHRLAACRTMLQKYSLGDRCRLFVADGTTFSLAPLRVDSRSRSCESSFEEKDERFREWTSRRPWKERKRAAKARETMSLQSVTTSENPELIFYGRHSGVVGLSKNKLYKTMSDLEVSSCGYDKVLVDAECTHDGSVKHIQKFENWGWTTLQRRVLDAVRTDSLTLLQLKLLRNGFRLLKVGGLLVYSTCSLTVAQNEDIVEQFLKENAPAELQEINEAEEWPCKSGRIPKTLRFDPLTSQTSGLFVAKFTKLGA, encoded by the exons ATGGAGGAACCTTCAAAATCGCCATTGCCCGAAGCCTTCCTTAGGTTTCTTCAAGCAAATGGGATCGACCCATCAATTTATATAGCCTCTGATTCAACCCCTCGTTACCTAAG gTTGAAACCAGGGAATGAAGCTGAAATTGATGGAATTGAAGCTGAGATAAAGTGtaagcttgagaaagtgaattGGTTACCTGGTTTTTATTCTCTTCGACCTGATATTTTGATTGCCAATTCAAAATCATACTTGGATGGGAAG ATTTATGGAATTGATGCTGCTTCTGGTGCTGCTGTCTCAGTCTTGAATATTTCACCAGGGGACCATGTGCTCGATCTCTGTGCTGCTCCCG GTGCTAAACTTTGTATGATGTTGGATCTTCTCGGTGATTCGGGTTCTGTAACTGGTGTTGATGTTGCACGACATCGGTTAGCAGCTTGTCGAACGATGTTGCAAAAATATTCCTTGGGTGATCGGTGCCGACTATTTGTTGCTGATGGGACAACATTTTCTCTTGCTCCTTTGAGGGTCGATTCCCGTTCTAGATCAT GCGAATCTTCGTTTGAGGAAAAGGATGAAAGATTTAGAGAATGGACTTCTAGGAGGCCatggaaagaaaggaaaagagcTGCTAAAGCACGGGAAAccatgtctttacaatcggttACAACGAGTGAAAACCCTGAACTTATCTTTTACGGACGGCATTCCGGAGTAGTCGGTCTCAGTAAAAACAAACTGTATAAAACCATGTCTGATCTCGAAGTTTCGAGCTGCGGTTATGACAAG GTACTCGTGGATGCAGAATGTACGCATGATGGATCGGTTAAACATATCCAAAAGTTCGAAAATTGGGGATGGACAACTCTTCAACGCCGTGTATTGGATGCCGTGAGAACAGATAGCTTAACTCTACTTCAG TTAAAACTTCTAAGGAACGGTTTTAGACTGCTGAAAGTCGGGGGGTTGCTGGTTTACAGCACTTGCAG TTTGACAGTTGCTCAAAACGAAGACATAGTAGAGCAGTTCTTGAAGGAAAACGCTCCTGCAG AACTACAGGAAATAAATGAAGCAGAAGAGTGGCCCTGTAAAAGTGGGAGGATACCAAAGACATTACGATTTGATCCCTTGACATCACAAACTAGTGGACTTTTCGTAGCTAAGTTCACAAAACTCGGCGCTTAA